Proteins from a genomic interval of Blastocatellia bacterium:
- a CDS encoding ABC transporter permease subunit — protein MEDIANVQIKESNDKASPIKEAFRVYGQVSKLVRSNLILIWGLFFLGLWLLSVALRNNMTATISSADLLDNWLYNLVRPFPSPNEVGAALYKMWSRQQLLSHVWATIKLNVVGLTYSTIISLIISYSSVIPVFQPFNKVVKLLRYIPFIGFTLIFFSLFTIGWPTKVAMLTTGMTFFLVTSMTDAVNAIPRMKYELAKVLGYNDWQIFYNVVVRPTLPQMIDMVAQNAAIGWIMITSIETYSRNEKGIGTQLYAYYSTNNLPEVYGLLIIIAVIALAEDGVFSLLKRYLFPYSVIAERG, from the coding sequence ATGGAAGATATTGCAAATGTTCAAATAAAAGAATCCAATGACAAGGCTAGTCCAATTAAAGAAGCTTTTCGTGTCTATGGTCAAGTTAGTAAGCTAGTACGCTCTAATTTAATTCTAATTTGGGGACTATTTTTTCTTGGACTTTGGCTTTTAAGCGTCGCGCTACGTAATAACATGACTGCAACCATAAGTTCTGCTGATCTTTTAGATAATTGGCTTTATAACCTAGTCCGTCCTTTTCCTTCCCCTAATGAAGTAGGTGCTGCACTTTATAAAATGTGGTCAAGGCAGCAACTTCTAAGCCATGTTTGGGCAACTATAAAGCTAAATGTTGTTGGTTTAACCTACTCTACTATAATTTCCCTAATTATTTCTTACTCAAGCGTTATTCCAGTATTTCAGCCATTTAATAAAGTTGTTAAGTTATTACGTTATATACCATTTATAGGCTTTACTTTGATTTTCTTTTCTCTTTTTACTATTGGTTGGCCTACAAAAGTTGCAATGTTAACTACAGGTATGACATTTTTTCTAGTTACAAGTATGACGGATGCTGTAAATGCAATTCCTAGAATGAAATATGAGTTAGCTAAAGTTTTAGGCTACAACGATTGGCAAATTTTTTATAATGTTGTGGTGCGTCCAACTTTACCGCAAATGATTGATATGGTTGCTCAAAATGCTGCTATAGGCTGGATTATGATTACTTCTATAGAAACCTATAGCCGTAATGAAAAAGGCATTGGAACACAACTTTATGCTTATTATTCAACAAATAACTTACCTGAAGTTTATGGATTATTGATTATCATTGCTGTTATTGCTTTAGCTGAAGATGGAGTTTTTTCTTTACTTAAACGCTATTTATTCCCATATAGCGTAATTGCTGAACGAGGATAA
- a CDS encoding amino acid ABC transporter ATP-binding protein, giving the protein MVEREKVITGPLDKIGILEPLLVLDNVSQEFTLNTGAKFPVLKNLSMSIKNIESKPQIVSILGPSGIGKTTILRIVAGLDRPTSGRVLITEDKPNIMRDIRIGDVGVVFQKYPLFDDLCVLENLIQPAIRVAKLDAKTARERAMQYLDQFGLFDQSLSWPVQLSGGQRQRVAILQQLITNKYFIILDEPFSGLDPVSISSAIKLITDIANQHTLNTFIIITHDITSALIISDTVYLLGRDRNEKGEIIPGAKIIKTYDLIQEGIAYQRNIEDLPRFTEIRKEIKLDIFPKL; this is encoded by the coding sequence ATGGTAGAACGCGAAAAGGTTATCACCGGGCCACTAGATAAAATAGGGATTTTAGAGCCGCTACTTGTTTTAGATAATGTTTCTCAAGAATTTACCTTAAATACAGGTGCAAAATTTCCTGTTCTAAAAAACCTTTCTATGTCAATAAAAAACATTGAAAGTAAGCCTCAAATTGTTAGCATTTTAGGCCCTTCTGGAATTGGTAAAACTACAATACTTCGCATTGTTGCAGGCTTAGATCGTCCAACTAGCGGACGGGTTTTAATTACAGAAGATAAACCCAATATTATGAGAGATATAAGAATTGGGGATGTAGGCGTGGTCTTCCAAAAATATCCCCTTTTTGATGACCTGTGTGTTTTAGAAAATTTAATTCAGCCAGCAATTAGAGTTGCAAAACTAGATGCAAAAACGGCTCGTGAACGTGCTATGCAATATTTAGACCAATTTGGACTTTTTGATCAAAGCTTGTCCTGGCCCGTTCAGCTTTCAGGCGGACAACGCCAAAGAGTTGCAATTCTTCAACAACTTATTACAAATAAATACTTTATTATTTTAGATGAACCTTTTTCTGGCCTAGATCCAGTTAGCATTAGCAGTGCTATAAAACTAATTACAGATATTGCTAATCAACATACCTTAAATACTTTTATTATAATTACTCATGACATAACTTCAGCCTTAATTATTTCTGACACAGTTTATTTACTAGGTCGTGATAGAAATGAAAAAGGAGAAATAATTCCAGGCGCGAAGATTATTAAAACCTATGATTTAATTCAAGAAGGAATTGCTTACCAACGAAATATAGAAGATTTACCAAGATTTACAGAAATTCGTAAAGAAATTAAGCTAGATATTTTTCCTAAATTATAA
- a CDS encoding PhzF family phenazine biosynthesis protein, with amino-acid sequence MPMNFYILDVFAPKIFAGNQLAVFPDAADIPRNRFSQLAREMNYSETTFVLPAKSPEVAASVRIFTPNAELPFAGHPTLGTAFLLAATGAAKLDKDQSLVLELKAGLVRVTIDLKDSNRGRAVMEQPVPQSRGTVSDLSTIAASLCLTSDDIAPYPPEILANAVSFFIVP; translated from the coding sequence ATGCCAATGAATTTTTATATACTAGACGTGTTTGCACCTAAAATCTTTGCTGGCAATCAATTAGCTGTTTTTCCTGATGCCGCTGATATTCCTCGAAACCGATTTTCCCAACTAGCTAGAGAGATGAATTATTCCGAAACTACCTTTGTACTTCCGGCTAAATCTCCTGAAGTTGCTGCATCTGTAAGAATTTTTACACCTAATGCAGAGCTTCCTTTTGCTGGTCATCCTACATTAGGAACAGCTTTTCTTTTGGCTGCAACCGGTGCAGCTAAATTAGACAAAGATCAAAGCCTAGTCTTAGAGTTAAAAGCTGGTCTAGTACGAGTTACAATAGACTTAAAAGACTCAAACCGCGGTCGTGCAGTAATGGAACAACCTGTTCCACAATCACGAGGCACAGTTTCAGACCTTTCAACCATTGCTGCTAGTCTTTGTTTAACTAGCGATGATATAGCCCCTTATCCACCAGAAATCCTTGCTAATGCAGTCTCATTTTTTATCGTCCCCTAA
- a CDS encoding PhzF family phenazine biosynthesis protein, which translates to MRALERARPNGALLESLLAKLHVEGLICFSTETVEAGSQVQVRAFFPGLGVNEDPATGSAQGPLTAYLFKNNMLKRGSKYRVAAEQGYQIGRPSKLTTTFEVNDGAISAIKVGGDVILMAKGEFLI; encoded by the coding sequence ATGCGTGCCTTAGAACGCGCTCGTCCTAATGGTGCATTGCTAGAATCTTTACTAGCAAAATTACACGTAGAAGGACTAATTTGCTTTTCTACCGAAACCGTCGAAGCAGGTTCACAAGTTCAAGTTCGAGCCTTCTTTCCTGGTTTAGGAGTAAACGAAGACCCTGCAACAGGTTCGGCTCAAGGCCCACTGACAGCTTATCTTTTTAAGAACAACATGCTAAAACGTGGCTCTAAATATCGAGTTGCTGCCGAGCAAGGCTATCAAATTGGCCGTCCTAGCAAACTTACTACTACTTTTGAAGTTAATGATGGTGCTATTTCTGCCATAAAAGTTGGTGGCGATGTAATTCTTATGGCAAAAGGCGAATTTTTAATTTAA